From Macaca mulatta isolate MMU2019108-1 chromosome 3, T2T-MMU8v2.0, whole genome shotgun sequence, the proteins below share one genomic window:
- the PLEKHA8 gene encoding pleckstrin homology domain-containing family A member 8 isoform X3, with product MEGVLYKWTNYLSGWQPRWFLLCGGILSYYDSPEDAWKGCKGSIQMAVCEIQVHSVDNTRMDLIIPGEQYFYLKARSVAERQRWLVALGSAKACLTDSRTQKEKEFAENTENLKTKMSELRLYCDLLVQQVDKTKEVTTTGVSNSEEGIDVGTLLKSTCNTFLKTLEECMQIANAAFTSELLYRTPPGSPQLAMLKSSKMKHPIIPIHNSLERQMELSTCENGSLNMEINGEEEILMKNKNSLSLKSAEIDCSISSEENTDDNITVQGEIMKEDGIENLKNHDNNLTQSGSDSSCSPECLWEEGKEVIPTFFSTMNTSFSDIELLEDSGIPTEAFLASCYAVVPVLDKLGPTVFAPVKMDLVGNIKKVNQKYITNKEEFTTLQKIVLHEVEADVAQVRNSATEALLWLKRGLKFLKGFLTEVKNGEKDIQTALNGAPETIMDHEATLRMEATH from the exons ATGGAGGGGGTGCTGTACAAGTGGACCAACTATTTGAGCG gTTGGCAGCCTCGATGGTTCCTTCTCTGTGGGGGAATATTGTCCTATTATGATTCTCCTGAAGATGCCTGGAAAGGTTGCAAAGGGAGCATACAAATGGCAGTCTGTGAAATTCAAG TTCATTCTGTAGATAATACACGCATGGACCTGATAATCCCTGGGGAACAGTATTTCTACCTGAAGGCCAGAAGTGTGGCTGAAAGACAGCGGTGGCTGGTGGCCCTGGGATCAGCCAAGGCTTGCCTGACTGACAGTAGGACCCAGAAGGAGAAAG AGTTTGCTGAAAACACTGAAAACTTGAAAACCAAAATGTCAGAACTAAGACTCTACTGTGACCTCCTTGTTCAGCAAGTGGATAAAACAAAAGAAGTGACCACAACTGGTGTGTCCAATTCTgag GAGGGAATTGATGTGGGAACTTTGCTGAAATCCACCTGTAATACTTTTCTGAAGACCTTGGAAGAATGCATGCAGATCGCAAATGCAGCCTTCACCTCTGAGCTGCTCTACCGCACTCCACCAGGATCACCGCAGCTGGCCATGCTCAAGTCCAGCAAG ATGAAACATCCTATTATACCAATTCATAATTCTTTGGAAAG gCAAATGGAGTTGAGTACTTGTGAAAATGGATctttaaatatggaaataaatggTGAGGAAGAAATCctaatgaaaaataagaattccTTATCTTTGAAATCTGCAGAGATAGACTGCAGCATATCAAGTGAGGAAAATACAGATGATAATATAACag TCCAAGGTGAAATAATGAAGGAAGATGgaatagaaaacctgaaaaatCATGACAATAACTTGACTCAGTCTGGATCAGACTCAAGTTGCTCTCCAGAATGCCTCTGGGAGGAAGGCAAAGAAGTTATCCCAACTTTCTTTAGTACTATGAACACAAG CTTTAGTGACATTGAGCTTCTGGAAGACAGTGGCATTCCCACAGAAGCATTCTTGGCATCATGTTATGCTGTGGTTCCAGTCTTAG ACAAACTTGGCCCTACAGTGTTTGCTCCTGTTAAGATGGATCTTGTTGGAAATATTAAG AAAGTAAATCAGAAATACATAACCAACAAAGAAGAGTTTACCACTCTCCAGAAGATAGTGCTGCACGAAGTAGAGGCGGATGTAGCCCAGGTTAGGAACTCGGCGACTGAAGCCCTCTTGTGGCTGAAGAG aggtCTCAaatttttgaagggatttttgacAGAAgtgaaaaatggggaaaaggatATCCAGACAGCCCTGA
- the PLEKHA8 gene encoding pleckstrin homology domain-containing family A member 8 isoform X2 encodes MEGVLYKWTNYLSGWQPRWFLLCGGILSYYDSPEDAWKGCKGSIQMAVCEIQVHSVDNTRMDLIIPGEQYFYLKARSVAERQRWLVALGSAKACLTDSRTQKEKEFAENTENLKTKMSELRLYCDLLVQQVDKTKEVTTTGVSNSEEGIDVGTLLKSTCNTFLKTLEECMQIANAAFTSELLYRTPPGSPQLAMLKSSKMKHPIIPIHNSLERQMELSTCENGSLNMEINGEEEILMKNKNSLSLKSAEIDCSISSEENTDDNITVQGEIMKEDGIENLKNHDNNLTQSGSDSSCSPECLWEEGKEVIPTFFSTMNTSFSDIELLEDSGIPTEAFLASCYAVVPVLDKLGPTVFAPVKMDLVGNIKKVNQKYITNKEEFTTLQKIVLHEVEADVAQVRNSATEALLWLKRGLKFLKGFLTEVKNGEKDIQTALNNAYGKTLRQHHGWVVRGVFAMELRKPSWTMRQL; translated from the exons ATGGAGGGGGTGCTGTACAAGTGGACCAACTATTTGAGCG gTTGGCAGCCTCGATGGTTCCTTCTCTGTGGGGGAATATTGTCCTATTATGATTCTCCTGAAGATGCCTGGAAAGGTTGCAAAGGGAGCATACAAATGGCAGTCTGTGAAATTCAAG TTCATTCTGTAGATAATACACGCATGGACCTGATAATCCCTGGGGAACAGTATTTCTACCTGAAGGCCAGAAGTGTGGCTGAAAGACAGCGGTGGCTGGTGGCCCTGGGATCAGCCAAGGCTTGCCTGACTGACAGTAGGACCCAGAAGGAGAAAG AGTTTGCTGAAAACACTGAAAACTTGAAAACCAAAATGTCAGAACTAAGACTCTACTGTGACCTCCTTGTTCAGCAAGTGGATAAAACAAAAGAAGTGACCACAACTGGTGTGTCCAATTCTgag GAGGGAATTGATGTGGGAACTTTGCTGAAATCCACCTGTAATACTTTTCTGAAGACCTTGGAAGAATGCATGCAGATCGCAAATGCAGCCTTCACCTCTGAGCTGCTCTACCGCACTCCACCAGGATCACCGCAGCTGGCCATGCTCAAGTCCAGCAAG ATGAAACATCCTATTATACCAATTCATAATTCTTTGGAAAG gCAAATGGAGTTGAGTACTTGTGAAAATGGATctttaaatatggaaataaatggTGAGGAAGAAATCctaatgaaaaataagaattccTTATCTTTGAAATCTGCAGAGATAGACTGCAGCATATCAAGTGAGGAAAATACAGATGATAATATAACag TCCAAGGTGAAATAATGAAGGAAGATGgaatagaaaacctgaaaaatCATGACAATAACTTGACTCAGTCTGGATCAGACTCAAGTTGCTCTCCAGAATGCCTCTGGGAGGAAGGCAAAGAAGTTATCCCAACTTTCTTTAGTACTATGAACACAAG CTTTAGTGACATTGAGCTTCTGGAAGACAGTGGCATTCCCACAGAAGCATTCTTGGCATCATGTTATGCTGTGGTTCCAGTCTTAG ACAAACTTGGCCCTACAGTGTTTGCTCCTGTTAAGATGGATCTTGTTGGAAATATTAAG AAAGTAAATCAGAAATACATAACCAACAAAGAAGAGTTTACCACTCTCCAGAAGATAGTGCTGCACGAAGTAGAGGCGGATGTAGCCCAGGTTAGGAACTCGGCGACTGAAGCCCTCTTGTGGCTGAAGAG aggtCTCAaatttttgaagggatttttgacAGAAgtgaaaaatggggaaaaggatATCCAGACAGCCCTGA
- the PLEKHA8 gene encoding pleckstrin homology domain-containing family A member 8 isoform X4: MEGVLYKWTNYLSGWQPRWFLLCGGILSYYDSPEDAWKGCKGSIQMAVCEIQVHSVDNTRMDLIIPGEQYFYLKARSVAERQRWLVALGSAKACLTDSRTQKEKEFAENTENLKTKMSELRLYCDLLVQQVDKTKEVTTTGVSNSEEGIDVGTLLKSTCNTFLKTLEECMQIANAAFTSELLYRTPPGSPQLAMLKSSKMKHPIIPIHNSLERQMELSTCENGSLNMEINGEEEILMKNKNSLSLKSAEIDCSISSEENTDDNITVQGEIMKEDGIENLKNHDNNLTQSGSDSSCSPECLWEEGKEVIPTFFSTMNTSFSDIELLEDSGIPTEAFLASCYAVVPVLDKLGPTVFAPVKMDLVGNIKKVNQKYITNKEEFTTLQKIVLHEVEADVAQVRNSATEALLWLKRGLKFLKGFLTEVKNGEKDIQTALSGRS; encoded by the exons ATGGAGGGGGTGCTGTACAAGTGGACCAACTATTTGAGCG gTTGGCAGCCTCGATGGTTCCTTCTCTGTGGGGGAATATTGTCCTATTATGATTCTCCTGAAGATGCCTGGAAAGGTTGCAAAGGGAGCATACAAATGGCAGTCTGTGAAATTCAAG TTCATTCTGTAGATAATACACGCATGGACCTGATAATCCCTGGGGAACAGTATTTCTACCTGAAGGCCAGAAGTGTGGCTGAAAGACAGCGGTGGCTGGTGGCCCTGGGATCAGCCAAGGCTTGCCTGACTGACAGTAGGACCCAGAAGGAGAAAG AGTTTGCTGAAAACACTGAAAACTTGAAAACCAAAATGTCAGAACTAAGACTCTACTGTGACCTCCTTGTTCAGCAAGTGGATAAAACAAAAGAAGTGACCACAACTGGTGTGTCCAATTCTgag GAGGGAATTGATGTGGGAACTTTGCTGAAATCCACCTGTAATACTTTTCTGAAGACCTTGGAAGAATGCATGCAGATCGCAAATGCAGCCTTCACCTCTGAGCTGCTCTACCGCACTCCACCAGGATCACCGCAGCTGGCCATGCTCAAGTCCAGCAAG ATGAAACATCCTATTATACCAATTCATAATTCTTTGGAAAG gCAAATGGAGTTGAGTACTTGTGAAAATGGATctttaaatatggaaataaatggTGAGGAAGAAATCctaatgaaaaataagaattccTTATCTTTGAAATCTGCAGAGATAGACTGCAGCATATCAAGTGAGGAAAATACAGATGATAATATAACag TCCAAGGTGAAATAATGAAGGAAGATGgaatagaaaacctgaaaaatCATGACAATAACTTGACTCAGTCTGGATCAGACTCAAGTTGCTCTCCAGAATGCCTCTGGGAGGAAGGCAAAGAAGTTATCCCAACTTTCTTTAGTACTATGAACACAAG CTTTAGTGACATTGAGCTTCTGGAAGACAGTGGCATTCCCACAGAAGCATTCTTGGCATCATGTTATGCTGTGGTTCCAGTCTTAG ACAAACTTGGCCCTACAGTGTTTGCTCCTGTTAAGATGGATCTTGTTGGAAATATTAAG AAAGTAAATCAGAAATACATAACCAACAAAGAAGAGTTTACCACTCTCCAGAAGATAGTGCTGCACGAAGTAGAGGCGGATGTAGCCCAGGTTAGGAACTCGGCGACTGAAGCCCTCTTGTGGCTGAAGAG aggtCTCAaatttttgaagggatttttgacAGAAgtgaaaaatggggaaaaggatATCCAGACAGCCCTGA